A part of Citrifermentans bremense genomic DNA contains:
- a CDS encoding TRAFs-binding domain-containing protein produces the protein MPNSEPLCLVIIPYDRKKDAAGKVVDYETVYRRLIVPAVEGAGLVPLRADEQRSGCLNFSQPLERLRYCDCALADISTGDPRVFYQLGIRLAVHPVPALLVYAAGCAHLPLEAEDLPAFPYRVSPHGQPMHEAKYRALLTQRLLELMDGAGESAVYRGVRGEGEEGRAQRERIAGRELHATVFANLLKKGRTGGIAALRELQSELGDLVEVDPADLVELLLSYRAVNGWGEMVELVRQMPPSLAGSVLVQQQLGLALNWSGEREQAEQVLRQLIARRGPSGDSYGILGRILKDGWEKALEKGDMELARELLQKSASAYLKGFEADWRSTYPGVNAVLLMELKDPADPRRREILPVVHYAVEQRIRSGAADYWDYATLLELAALSCYEAKGRDALGRSLAMVREAWEPETTARDLRLIREARQRRGAECPAWADYAEAELQKAAERGTARP, from the coding sequence ATGCCGAATTCTGAGCCGCTTTGCCTCGTCATCATCCCCTACGACAGGAAAAAGGACGCCGCCGGCAAGGTGGTCGACTACGAAACGGTGTACCGCCGGTTGATCGTGCCGGCCGTGGAGGGGGCCGGCCTCGTGCCGCTGCGCGCCGACGAGCAAAGGAGCGGGTGCCTCAACTTCAGTCAACCGCTGGAGCGGTTGAGGTACTGCGACTGCGCTTTGGCCGACATCTCCACCGGAGACCCCAGGGTCTTCTACCAGCTCGGGATCAGGCTGGCGGTGCATCCGGTTCCGGCGCTCCTAGTCTATGCGGCGGGTTGCGCCCATCTGCCGCTGGAGGCGGAGGATCTTCCCGCCTTCCCTTACCGCGTGTCGCCGCACGGCCAGCCGATGCACGAGGCGAAGTACCGCGCGCTTTTGACGCAAAGGCTTTTGGAGCTGATGGATGGGGCGGGGGAAAGCGCGGTGTACCGGGGGGTGCGGGGGGAAGGCGAGGAGGGGAGGGCGCAGCGGGAGAGGATAGCGGGGCGGGAGCTTCACGCGACCGTCTTCGCCAACCTGCTGAAAAAAGGAAGGACTGGGGGGATCGCGGCCTTGCGCGAACTGCAGTCGGAACTTGGCGACCTGGTCGAGGTCGACCCAGCCGATCTCGTCGAACTCCTTCTGAGCTACCGCGCGGTGAACGGCTGGGGCGAGATGGTGGAACTGGTGCGGCAGATGCCCCCGTCCCTTGCGGGAAGCGTCCTGGTGCAGCAGCAACTGGGACTGGCACTCAACTGGTCGGGCGAACGGGAGCAGGCGGAGCAGGTGCTCAGGCAGCTGATCGCACGACGCGGACCGAGCGGCGACAGCTACGGCATCCTGGGGCGGATACTGAAGGACGGGTGGGAAAAAGCGCTGGAAAAAGGCGACATGGAGCTTGCCAGGGAACTGCTGCAGAAATCGGCCTCGGCCTACCTGAAGGGGTTCGAGGCGGACTGGCGCAGCACCTACCCAGGCGTCAACGCGGTGCTCCTCATGGAGCTTAAGGATCCGGCGGACCCGCGCCGCCGCGAGATCCTCCCCGTGGTGCACTACGCGGTGGAGCAGCGCATCCGCTCGGGGGCAGCCGACTACTGGGATTACGCCACGCTCTTGGAGCTGGCCGCTTTATCCTGCTACGAGGCGAAGGGAAGGGATGCGCTGGGGCGCAGCCTCGCCATGGTGCGCGAGGCGTGGGAGCCGGAGACGACAGCGCGCGACCTTCGGCTGATCCGGGAGGCGCGCCAGCGTCGCGGGGCGGAGTGTCCGGCCTGGGCCGACTACGCCGAGGCAGAGCTGCAGAAGGCGGCCGAGCGGGGCACGGCGCGCCCCTGA
- a CDS encoding AMP-dependent synthetase/ligase, translating to MERVPYRSIPDMLRHSAAKFRALNAVQFRKNGQWVILSYAQFYDRALMVSRGLRKLGVKPGDRVAILSENRAGWIIADMGILCAGGVTVPIYATGTPDQVAYALSNCRVRIVFVSGRGQYRKLLQVRDSLPDLELVVSFERFLGEAALPVTTFYQLSEVDDPILDLERSEIESVMDSISPETPATIIYTSGTTGTPKGAILTHGNLVFDVWATHEKVGGVGQGDLLLSFLPLSHVFERSAGYYLPLSRGATIAFADSMEKISENMIELHPTIMVCVPRFFEKIYSRIYEAVHQLSLFKRKMFRHALSVGRRYVYARYIDRYVPLWLSFQHAVADRLVFSKLRRRFGDRLKFCASGGAPLDREINEFFWIIGVPVFEGYGLTETSPVLCSNSFDALRFGSVGTPLASTEIAIAEDGEVLARGPQVMAGYFRDEAATREVLKDGWFKTGDIGHMEEGFLYITDRKKDLIVTSGGKNIAPQPIENLLKRDKYISQAYVYGDKKPYLTALLVPTVERLLEFAQEKKIAYHDLEDLVVHQPVFELYRSRVEAVNNELAPYQTIKKFALLPRDFTMESGELTPTLKVKRQVISERYRDRIDRLYEGSDS from the coding sequence ATGGAAAGGGTTCCTTACCGGTCCATACCAGACATGCTGAGACACAGCGCCGCAAAGTTCCGGGCGCTTAACGCCGTCCAGTTCAGAAAGAACGGGCAGTGGGTGATCTTGAGCTACGCCCAGTTCTACGACCGGGCCCTCATGGTATCGCGGGGGCTGCGCAAACTGGGGGTTAAACCTGGGGACAGGGTCGCCATCTTGTCCGAGAACCGCGCCGGATGGATCATCGCCGACATGGGGATCCTTTGCGCCGGCGGAGTGACCGTCCCGATCTACGCCACCGGGACCCCAGACCAGGTAGCCTACGCGCTCTCCAACTGCAGGGTGCGCATCGTCTTCGTCTCCGGCAGGGGTCAGTACCGAAAGCTGCTCCAGGTGCGCGATTCGCTCCCCGACCTGGAGCTCGTGGTCTCCTTCGAGCGTTTTTTAGGCGAGGCGGCGCTGCCGGTGACGACCTTCTACCAGTTGAGCGAGGTGGACGACCCCATCCTCGACCTGGAGAGGTCGGAGATCGAGTCGGTGATGGACTCGATCTCCCCGGAGACGCCGGCCACCATCATCTACACCTCGGGAACTACCGGCACCCCCAAGGGGGCGATACTAACCCACGGCAACCTCGTTTTCGACGTCTGGGCCACCCACGAGAAGGTGGGGGGGGTGGGGCAGGGGGACCTCTTACTCAGCTTTCTCCCCTTGAGCCACGTCTTCGAGCGCAGCGCCGGGTACTACCTCCCCCTTTCCCGCGGTGCCACCATCGCCTTCGCCGACAGCATGGAGAAGATCTCGGAGAACATGATTGAGCTGCACCCGACCATCATGGTCTGCGTGCCAAGGTTTTTCGAGAAGATCTACTCCCGCATCTACGAGGCGGTGCACCAGCTGTCGCTTTTCAAGAGGAAGATGTTCCGCCACGCGCTTTCCGTCGGGCGTCGCTACGTCTACGCGCGCTACATCGACAGGTACGTGCCGCTTTGGCTCTCCTTCCAGCATGCGGTAGCTGACCGCCTGGTGTTCAGTAAGCTGCGCCGGCGTTTCGGCGACCGGCTCAAGTTCTGCGCCAGCGGCGGCGCACCCCTGGACCGGGAGATCAACGAGTTCTTCTGGATCATCGGCGTCCCGGTCTTCGAGGGGTACGGTCTCACCGAGACCAGCCCGGTACTTTGCAGCAACAGCTTCGACGCGCTCCGCTTCGGGTCGGTGGGGACCCCCCTTGCCTCGACGGAGATCGCCATAGCCGAGGACGGCGAGGTGCTGGCGCGCGGACCGCAGGTAATGGCGGGGTACTTCAGGGACGAGGCAGCGACCCGGGAGGTGCTTAAGGACGGCTGGTTCAAAACCGGCGACATCGGCCACATGGAGGAGGGCTTTCTCTACATCACGGACCGAAAGAAAGACCTGATCGTCACCTCAGGCGGCAAGAACATCGCTCCCCAGCCGATCGAGAACCTCCTGAAGCGGGACAAGTACATTTCCCAGGCCTATGTCTACGGCGACAAGAAGCCGTACCTGACCGCGCTTTTGGTCCCGACCGTGGAGAGGCTCCTGGAATTCGCCCAGGAGAAGAAGATCGCCTACCACGACCTGGAGGACCTCGTCGTGCACCAGCCGGTGTTCGAGCTGTACCGAAGCCGCGTCGAAGCGGTCAACAACGAGCTCGCACCGTACCAGACCATCAAGAAATTCGCCCTGCTGCCGCGGGACTTCACCATGGAAAGCGGCGAACTGACCCCGACACTCAAGGTGAAACGGCAGGTGATCTCGGAGCGGTACCGGGACCGGATAGACCGACTTTACGAAGGCAGCGACAGCTAG
- a CDS encoding 3-hydroxyacyl-CoA dehydrogenase/enoyl-CoA hydratase family protein, protein MRKIDKAAVLGAGVMGAAIAAHLANAGVEVLLLDLVPQDAPKKGEGAAGERNRIALNALTALATAKPTPLYAPEFARCIQPGNFEDDAQRLKECDWVIEVVLENLEVKRKLFAELVVPNLSPTALLSTNTSGLSVNELAQALPQEVRKRFMVTHFFNPPRYMRLMEMVPCTDTDPEALAAMAQFMRIRLGKGVVYAKDTPNFIANRIGTYAGASAWRHMTALGLSVEEVDAVTGPPLARPKTGTFALWDLVGIDTVVRVLDNSYALLSGDDERELFRVPEEIRRMVAEGLTGKKGKGGFYRRETVEGESVKLCYDWRSGGYAPCDRPKFASVSAAKQVDDPGQRVRTLLSGGDRAAEFAWLTLRDTLIYAAKRLSEIADDAVNVDNAMKWGYNWELGPFELLDALGVAEFVSRCERDGVSVPDWLKKVQNFYRVEVGKKYQYLPQKRDFAEIPQPEGSVSLTLLKSSGGEVERNSAASLVDIGDGVFCLEFHSKLNTMGGETLAMIQKGIRRAESDGIGMVIANEGGAFSAGANLMLIAMAIAEGAWDDLALTVKAFQKAMMAIKYSKIPVVAAPHGLAFGGGCETCLHADAINAHAETYMGLVEIGVGLIPAGGGTKEMAIRAVRLAEENGADVSPFLFRNYQNIAMGKVSSSAAELMALGLMRQGDGITLDLERRIHDAKLKVVALAANYRPGRPATGIKAPGRSVASSIKVQLWNLERGGFISSYDSYLASGIADVITGGDVPGGTLITEEYLLELEREMFLKFCGQKKTLERIQHMLKKGRPLRN, encoded by the coding sequence ATGAGAAAGATCGACAAGGCAGCGGTACTGGGGGCAGGGGTCATGGGAGCGGCCATAGCGGCGCATCTGGCCAACGCCGGCGTCGAGGTGCTGCTGCTCGACCTGGTGCCCCAAGATGCCCCAAAAAAAGGGGAGGGGGCAGCCGGAGAGCGCAACCGAATCGCCTTGAACGCGCTGACGGCGCTTGCCACGGCGAAGCCCACGCCCTTGTACGCCCCGGAGTTTGCGCGATGCATCCAGCCCGGCAACTTCGAGGACGACGCGCAAAGGCTCAAGGAATGCGACTGGGTGATAGAGGTGGTGCTGGAGAACCTTGAGGTGAAGCGTAAACTCTTCGCGGAGCTGGTGGTCCCGAACCTCAGCCCCACCGCCCTCCTTTCCACCAACACATCGGGGCTCTCGGTGAACGAACTGGCCCAGGCGCTGCCGCAGGAGGTGAGAAAGCGCTTCATGGTCACCCATTTCTTCAATCCGCCGCGCTACATGCGCCTGATGGAGATGGTACCCTGCACCGACACCGACCCGGAAGCGCTCGCAGCGATGGCGCAATTCATGCGGATAAGGCTCGGCAAGGGGGTGGTTTACGCGAAGGACACCCCTAACTTCATCGCCAACCGCATCGGCACCTATGCCGGGGCCTCCGCCTGGCGTCACATGACGGCGCTGGGGCTTAGCGTCGAGGAGGTGGACGCCGTCACCGGCCCGCCTCTCGCCCGCCCCAAGACCGGCACCTTCGCCCTCTGGGACCTGGTCGGTATCGACACCGTGGTCCGGGTGCTGGACAACAGCTACGCCCTTTTGTCGGGCGACGACGAGCGCGAGCTGTTCCGGGTGCCGGAAGAGATCCGGCGCATGGTGGCCGAGGGGCTTACCGGCAAGAAGGGGAAGGGGGGCTTCTACCGCCGCGAGACCGTCGAAGGGGAGAGCGTGAAGCTATGCTACGACTGGCGCAGTGGCGGCTACGCCCCCTGCGACCGTCCAAAGTTCGCCTCGGTGTCAGCGGCAAAGCAGGTGGACGACCCCGGCCAGCGCGTAAGGACGCTTCTCTCCGGCGGCGACCGCGCGGCGGAATTCGCCTGGCTCACCCTGCGGGACACCTTGATCTACGCGGCGAAGAGGCTTTCCGAGATCGCCGATGACGCGGTCAACGTCGATAACGCCATGAAGTGGGGTTACAACTGGGAGCTTGGCCCCTTCGAGCTTTTGGACGCGCTCGGGGTCGCCGAGTTCGTCTCCCGCTGCGAGCGCGACGGCGTCTCCGTGCCGGATTGGCTCAAGAAGGTACAGAACTTCTACCGCGTGGAGGTGGGCAAAAAGTACCAGTACCTACCGCAAAAAAGAGATTTTGCTGAAATCCCGCAACCCGAAGGAAGCGTCTCGCTCACGCTTTTGAAAAGCTCCGGAGGCGAGGTGGAGCGAAATTCCGCAGCCTCGCTCGTCGACATAGGGGACGGCGTCTTCTGTCTCGAATTCCACTCAAAGCTGAACACCATGGGAGGCGAGACCCTTGCCATGATCCAGAAGGGGATCAGGCGCGCCGAGTCCGACGGGATCGGGATGGTGATCGCCAACGAGGGGGGGGCGTTTTCCGCGGGAGCCAACCTGATGCTCATCGCCATGGCGATCGCGGAGGGGGCCTGGGACGACCTCGCCCTCACCGTAAAGGCGTTCCAGAAGGCGATGATGGCCATCAAGTATTCGAAGATACCGGTGGTCGCGGCTCCCCACGGTCTGGCCTTCGGGGGAGGGTGCGAGACCTGCCTGCACGCCGACGCCATCAACGCCCACGCCGAGACCTACATGGGGCTCGTGGAGATCGGCGTCGGGCTGATACCCGCCGGCGGCGGCACCAAGGAGATGGCCATCCGCGCGGTGCGGCTTGCCGAGGAAAACGGTGCCGACGTATCACCCTTTTTGTTCCGCAACTACCAGAACATAGCCATGGGGAAGGTGAGCAGTTCCGCGGCCGAGCTCATGGCGCTGGGGCTTATGCGCCAGGGTGACGGGATCACGCTGGATCTTGAGCGGCGCATCCACGACGCGAAGCTCAAGGTGGTGGCGCTCGCCGCGAACTACCGCCCCGGGCGCCCTGCGACCGGCATCAAGGCGCCGGGGAGAAGCGTCGCCTCCAGCATCAAGGTTCAGCTCTGGAACCTGGAGCGCGGCGGCTTTATCTCCAGCTACGACAGCTACCTCGCCTCCGGGATAGCCGACGTCATCACCGGCGGCGACGTCCCCGGCGGCACCCTGATCACCGAAGAGTACCTGTTGGAGCTGGAGCGGGAGATGTTCCTCAAGTTCTGCGGTCAGAAGAAAACCCTGGAGCGGATCCAGCACATGCTGAAGAAGGGAAGGCCGCTGAGGAATTAA
- a CDS encoding thiolase family protein has translation MRTAYVVTALRTPATKAYKGKLRQVRPDDLAAAAIKGVIDASGIDPAQLDDIIIGCAFPEGEQGMNVARIAAFKAGVPYQVPCQTVNRFCSSGLQTIATAAERIMAGFADCIIAGGTESMSLIPMGGNKFSANPGLVHGWPETYASMGITAELMVEKYGVSREEQDTFAAASHRKAAEAIREGRFAEEIVPVEAQFCTLEGGKMKGVSERVTADDGVRADTTVEALAKLKPAFKANGSVTAGNSSQMTDGAAAVLVVSEDFLKRNNLQPMARYVCFAVKGVPPEIMGTGPIEAIPAALRFAGLAQQDVSLFELNEAFAVQSLVCIDQLKLDPERVNVNGGAIALGHPLGCTGSKLTATLLHELRRRGERYGCVSMCIGGGMGAAGIFEMV, from the coding sequence ATGAGAACCGCATACGTAGTCACCGCCCTGCGCACCCCGGCCACCAAGGCCTACAAGGGGAAACTGAGGCAGGTACGACCCGACGACCTGGCCGCCGCGGCCATCAAGGGGGTCATCGACGCTTCCGGCATCGACCCGGCGCAACTGGACGACATCATCATCGGCTGCGCCTTCCCCGAGGGGGAGCAGGGGATGAATGTGGCCCGCATCGCCGCCTTCAAGGCCGGCGTTCCCTACCAGGTCCCCTGCCAGACGGTGAACCGCTTCTGCTCCTCCGGGCTGCAGACCATCGCCACTGCCGCCGAGCGCATCATGGCCGGCTTCGCCGACTGCATCATCGCCGGGGGGACCGAGAGCATGTCGCTCATCCCCATGGGGGGGAACAAGTTCAGCGCCAACCCAGGCCTCGTCCATGGCTGGCCGGAGACCTACGCCTCCATGGGGATCACCGCGGAGCTCATGGTCGAAAAGTACGGGGTGTCGCGCGAGGAGCAGGACACGTTCGCCGCGGCGAGCCACCGGAAGGCTGCAGAGGCGATTAGGGAGGGGAGGTTCGCCGAGGAGATCGTCCCGGTCGAGGCGCAGTTCTGCACCCTGGAAGGGGGAAAGATGAAGGGCGTGAGCGAACGGGTCACCGCCGATGACGGCGTGCGCGCCGACACCACGGTCGAGGCGCTCGCCAAGCTCAAGCCTGCCTTCAAGGCCAACGGCAGCGTCACCGCCGGCAACTCGTCGCAGATGACCGACGGGGCCGCCGCCGTGCTGGTGGTCTCCGAGGATTTCCTGAAGCGCAACAACCTGCAGCCGATGGCGCGCTATGTCTGCTTCGCCGTCAAGGGGGTGCCGCCCGAGATCATGGGTACCGGCCCCATAGAGGCGATACCCGCCGCGCTGCGGTTCGCCGGGCTCGCCCAGCAGGACGTCTCCCTCTTCGAGCTGAACGAGGCGTTCGCGGTCCAGTCGCTGGTCTGCATCGACCAGTTGAAGCTCGACCCGGAGAGGGTGAACGTGAACGGCGGCGCCATCGCTTTGGGGCATCCGCTTGGATGCACCGGCTCGAAGCTGACCGCGACGCTTTTGCACGAACTGCGGCGCCGGGGGGAGCGTTACGGCTGCGTCTCCATGTGCATCGGCGGCGGCATGGGGGCGGCCGGCATCTTCGAGATGGTCTAG